CAATGCACCTTGGACTCCAGACGGATCATGAAGTGCGCGCGCGAGCTCAACCCCTCTCTGCTCAAACTCTATGGAAGTCTCATTCTCTGTGAGTTGTGCGGTCATGTTAAACTCCCTTCTGGCGTTTCCGCCTTGAATTTTCCCGCCTTACGTGGAGGCCGGCTGGCGTGAATTGGACGGGCATGGCCCAGTTTGCCAGTTACCTGCTAGCTTGCCCAGAGCGGGTTGGCTAGTTGGTGATGGGCACGTAATCGCGGACATGATAGTTTTTTCGTCTCTGCGAGGTAGCGCTTGGTCAGCCGCTGGCAGCTATAAACAGGGGCAGGTTGACTTTCTAAGTGGACCTGACCCGCGACTCGGTCCCTGCCGGGTATGTCCTGCCAGACGACGATGCCGTGTTCGCCATGTACTTCGGCGCTTTCGCGGTGTGGTTTCGGAACGTGGTGATCGCACTGCGGCTCAACCGCATCCTGAAATCCCGCTATGGCTGGAAACGCTCGCTGGCGGAATCGCCACGATGGATGAAGCAGAAACGGGGTTAGGTTCGATAACGGGTCAGGTTCAAAGCGCATCTTCGCGCCGCAGTCCATACCAGTTGACATGCCCAAAAACCAGTAGCAACATTCCTTCCAAGGAGCGTAGAAACTCCTCAGAGAGCGGCACCCACCTCCGTCAAACCGGTGGGTTTTTTGTGCCTGTTCGCAGGCACACTCCGACGCGCTGTCTGCGTCGGGAGGGCGGTGAATACAACACCCTTCGGGGAAATAAGCCCGCCGGCTCTCTGCGGTTTCTAACCTCCCGACATCCCGTCGCCGTTCGGCGAGGGTTCCTGTCTGCCAAGGAGGCTGTGCCATGCGTCAACCGTCACCCCGCTCCGCCGCTCCCTGCAAGCGCAAGTCGCACAAGCATCGCCACTGCCCGCAGTGGACGATCGTCGAGTCGTCGCTCATCCCCATGCTGACACCCGAACAGATCGCCGCCGCCAACGCCGCCGATCTTGCCCGCGCCTCGCGACCGCCTCGCCGCCCACGCCCGCCACAGCAGTGCACCGTCGGCTGCGGCCACTCCGCCAACGGCAAGCGCACGCCCGCGCTGCGCTTGGGCGGCCGCTGGATGGAAGAACTGGGCTTCACCATCGGCAGCACCCTGCGCGTGCAGGTACACGACGGCGAACTGGTGGTGAGCGTAGCCGGCAAGGACTGACACGGCGGTCGCCCACGGAAAACAGGGGCAGAGTGCACCTGCCCTCTTCTACTTCGATCTGACTTTCCATGGCCGCCCATGCGTGCAGCGCCAGTTCGACGGCCAAGCTAGCCTTCAACCGCCTCTCGAAAGCGGTCGTTGCCCATCGCGTGTTGCCGCTGCAAGTTGAGGCGGATGGCTGCAGTCTCGTCCGGGTCGATCGCATCCAGCACGAAGCGCCGATAGTGGTCTGCGCGCTGGCCGGCCGGAGACGGCAGGGTTCAGGCTGGACTTCCCTCTGTAGACTTGTCGATAGCCCGGCCATTCACGTGACCGCCCTAGGGCCACCGCCCTAACGCACCGCACTCACATCGCAGCCACCGCATGATCGCGCTCCTGCTTCCCTTGATGGTGCTCGCCGCCCTCGGCTTCGTCCTCAGCCTCATC
This genomic stretch from Xanthomonas sacchari harbors:
- a CDS encoding SymE family type I addiction module toxin, which encodes MLTPEQIAAANAADLARASRPPRRPRPPQQCTVGCGHSANGKRTPALRLGGRWMEELGFTIGSTLRVQVHDGELVVSVAGKD